A section of the Kluyveromyces lactis strain NRRL Y-1140 chromosome F complete sequence genome encodes:
- the FRD1 gene encoding fumarate reductase (similar to uniprot|P21375 Saccharomyces cerevisiae YJR051W OSM1 Fumarate reductase catalyzes the reduction of fumarate to succinate required for the reoxidation of intracellular NADH under anaerobic conditions mutations cause osmotic sensitivity) encodes MRQRYLKILLLFVVVYLVYSLFSKNQATMSKPVVVIGSGLAGLTTSTQLVKFNIPIVLLEKTGSIGGNSIKASSGINGAGTDTQEKLKIIDNPELFADDTIKSARGKGIVTLMEKLAKDSANAISWLQTEHQIPLDKLAQLGGHSVSRTHRSSGKLPPGFQIVDTLKKSLQSYGADLVKIQLNSKVIDVKLDENNKVNGVVYEDSEGTHSIETNNVVFCTGGFGFNKKLLEKYAPHLVDLPTTNGDQTLGEGQVLLERLGAKLIDMDQIQVHPTGFVDPNDPESNWKFLAAEALRGLGGILLNPDTGLRFTNELNTRDTVTAAIQSKCKSQTAWMVMSEDLYGNYKPNLDFYMFKKLVTKTTVADFAKDLPIDANTLISELVTYSDISKEDQFGRTHRENQFASTLSEDSTIFVGKITPVVHFTMGGAKIDEQSRVLNAEGNPIATGIYAAGEVSGGVHGANRLGGSSLLECVVFGRQAARSIKASL; translated from the coding sequence ATGCGACAACGATACCTTAAAATACTTTTactttttgttgttgtatATTTGGTCTACTCgttgttttcaaagaatcaagCAACCATGTCTAAACCCGTTGTAGTTATAGGATCAGGATTAGCTGGATTAACGACCTCTACCCAACTAGTGAAGTTTAATATTCCAATAGttttattggaaaagacAGGAAGCATTGGTGGTAATTCGATCAAGGCGTCAAGCGGTATTAATGGTGCTGGTACCGACACTCAAGAAAAACTTAAGATAATTGATAATCCGGAGTTATTTGCAGATGATACGATCAAATCTGCTAGAGGGAAAGGTATTGTGACATTGATGGAGAAGTTGGCCAAAGATTCAGCGAATGCTATTTCTTGGCTACAAACTGAGCATCAGATTCCGTTGGATAAACTTGCCCAATTGGGTGGTCATTCGGTTTCAAGAACCCATAGATCTAGCGGGAAACTGCCACCCGGTTTCCAGATTGTAGAcactttgaaaaaatcgTTACAATCGTATGGCGCAGATCTCGTCAAGATCCAATTGAATAGCAAGGTAATTGATGTCAAACTTGATGAGAATAATAAGGTAAATGGTGTAGTCTACGAGGATTCAGAAGGAACACATTCCattgaaacaaacaatGTCGTGTTCTGTACAGGTGGATTTGGTTTCAACAAGAAGTTGTTGGAAAAATATGCCCCACATCTAGTCGATTTACCAACCACAAACGGTGATCAGACTTTGGGTGAAGGGCAGGTTTTACTAGAAAGGCTAGGTGCTAAATTAATTGATATGGACCAAATTCAGGTTCATCCAACAGGCTTTGTCGATCCTAATGACCCTGAGTCCAACTGGAAATTCTTGGCTGCTGAAGCTTTAAGAGGTTTGGGTGGTATCTTATTGAACCCTGACACAGGTTTGAGGTTTACCAATGAACTAAACACTCGTGACACTGTTACTGCAGCTATTCAATCCAAATGCAAATCACAAACTGCCTGGATGGTCATGAGTGAGGATCTATATGGAAATTATAAGCCAAATCTTGACTTCTAcatgttcaagaaattagTAACAAAAACAACTGTTGCAGATTTTGCCAAAGATTTGCCAATTGATGCCAATACCTTGATCTCTGAATTGGTCACTTATTCGGACATTTCAAAGGAAGACCAATTTGGTCGTACTCATAGGGAAAATCAATTTGCATCCACTCTTTCGGAGGATTCTACCATTTTCGTGGGCAAAATCACTCCAGTAGTTCATTTCACCATGGGTGGTGCAAAGATTGACGAACAGTCTCGTGTGCTAAATGCTGAAGGTAATCCGATTGCTACTGGAATTTACGCCGCCGGTGAAGTTTCCGGTGGCGTTCACGGTGCCAACAGATTAGGTGGTTCCTCCTTGTTAGAATGTGTCGTATTTGGCAGACAGGCTGCTAGATCAATTAAGGCTAGTTTGTGA
- the GLY1 gene encoding threonine aldolase GLY1 (highly similar to uniprot|P37303 Saccharomyces cerevisiae YEL046C GLY1 Threonine aldolase catalyzes the cleavage of L-allo-threonine and L-threonine to glycine involved in glycine biosynthesis), translated as MTASDKKSTAAAPSEPAYTSAANDLRSDTFTTPTKEMLEAAFNASIGDAVYNEDVDTIELETVVARLAGKEAGLFCVSGTLSNQIGLRTHLFQPPYSILCDYRAHVYTHEAAGLAILSQAMVTPVIPSNGDYMTLEDIKAHYIPDDGDIHGAPTRVLSLENTLHGIVYPLEELIRIKGWCLENDIKLHCDGARIWNAVVESGVSLKQYGEIFDSISICLSKSMGAPMGSVLVGSNKFVKKCNHFRKQQGGGVRQSGIMCRMALCAVNGDWKTKMGYSHQLAHELAKFCKDNGIPLESPADTNFVFLDLQKAKMNPDVLVKKGLKYGVKLMGGRVSFHYQVTRETLENVKSAVLETFQYAKENPFDTNGPTKIYRSESTDFDIHGNPISDIKTYKY; from the coding sequence ATGACTGCTTCTGATAAGAAATCTACTGCTGCTGCTCCTTCAGAGCCAGCTTACACCTCAGCTGCCAATGACCTTCGGTCTGATACTTTCACCACTCCAACTAAGGAAATGTTGGAAGCTGCTTTCAATGCTTCCATCGGTGATGCAGTCTATAACGAAGACGTCGACACCATTGAGCTAGAAACCGTCGTAGCTCGTTTAGCTGGTAAAGAAGCCGGGTTATTCTGTGTCTCTGGTACTTTATCGAACCAAATTGGTTTGAGAACGCATCTATTCCAACCTCCATACTCTATCTTGTGTGATTACAGAGCTCATGTTTATACTCATGAAGCAGCTGGGTTGGCAATCTTGTCTCAAGCGATGGTCACTCCGGTGATCCCATCTAACGGTGATTATATGACTTTGGAAGATATCAAGGCTCATTACATCCCGGACGACGGGGATATTCACGGTGCGCCAACAAGAGTGTTATCGTTGGAAAACACTTTGCACGGTATCGTTTACccattggaagaattgatccGTATCAAAGGGTGGTGTTTGGAAAACGATATCAAATTACACTGTGACGGTGCTAGAATTTGGAACGCAGTTGTCGAATCCGGTGTCTCTTTGAAACAGTACGGTGAAATTTTCGACTCTATCTCCATTTGTCTATCTAAGTCCATGGGTGCTCCAATGGGGTCTGTTCTTGTTGGTAGCAACAAGTTTGTCAAGAAATGTAACCATTTCAGAAAACAACAAGGTGGTGGTGTTAGACAATCAGGTATTATGTGCAGAATGGCACTTTGCGCTGTGAACGGTGACTGGAAGACTAAGATGGGATACTCTCACCAGTTGGCCCACGAATTGGCTAAATTCTGTAAAGATAACGGTATTCCATTGGAGTCTCCAGCTGACACCAACTTCGTCTTCTTGGACTTGCAAAAGGCAAAGATGAACCCAGACGTTCTTGTCaagaaaggtttgaaataTGGGGTCAAATTGATGGGTGGTAGAGTTTCTTTCCACTACCAAGTCACCAGAgaaactttggaaaatgttAAGTCTGCTGTCTTGGAAACTTTCCAATACGCAAAGGAAAACCCATTCGACACTAACGGTCCAACAAAAATCTACCGTAGTGAATCTactgattttgatatccATGGTAACCCTATCAGTGATATCAAGACTTACAAGTACTGA
- the IES6 gene encoding Ies6p (similar to uniprot|P32617 Saccharomyces cerevisiae YEL044W IES6 Protein that associates with the INO80 chromatin remodeling complex under low-salt conditions) → MDGMDRIEFLKHVAAQNDTTGLRFKQPTWHKHLKRNKNARQLISDEWKRLTNTKEKQDGEPEDPDQNRTRLSYFNVQAYPSTKPAKKYCDVTGLKAHYKAPNTGLRFHNSEVYSLIIKPMAPGAEQAYLKLRGDHFVLK, encoded by the coding sequence ATGGACGGAATGGATAGGattgaattcttgaagCATGTTGCTGCTCAGAACGACACAACAGGACTACGATTCAAACAACCGACATGGCACAAGCATCTGAAGCGTAACAAGAATGCGAGACAGTTGATTTCAGACGAATGGAAACGTCTTACAAAtacaaaggaaaaacagGATGGAGAACCTGAAGACCCAGACCAAAATAGAACCAGATTATCATACTTTAACGTACAGGCATATCCGTCTACTAAACCTGCAAAGAAGTACTGTGATGTGACAGGCCTGAAGGCTCACTATAAAGCTCCGAATACCGGGTTAAGGTTCCACAACAGCGAGGTATATTCGCTGATAATCAAACCTATGGCACCGGGCGCAGAACAAGCGTACTTGAAGCTAAGAGGTGATCATTTCGTGTTGAAATGA
- the GTA1 gene encoding Gta1p (uniprot|Q96WJ2 Kluyveromyces lactis PRM1 Paromomycin- resistance protein Prm1) translates to MTLPVNTKLTTDASMSPDFPEEAQVIEDITHLIPAEVKWRKPLMITQSSKTITPSYSSLTTLNDLDGFSIQDLKNILVCSQEDLHDVLQQFSMTLQDFNDTKLQLQMELDNFKVQWNHEIELKKSMKSTINSLESSKVLYDLKREKLERSIKQLETKIAKMNSDMEAWANTDDIDKKKSTLDIKYEKMLTELNNEISATSRQIKTLQNVIIEQEDENKKLKQLKKHMDNEPNGSGTTQVQSADGTTINWTQVMKRINDSTLSKSGLLSSSGDDLLNTLPSQSQLVQTIRSEIDMDSKLDNQWKASKHLFNKRIDQLEKVWKDMQAENTQLKNELTLQTYSMSQQPSQHGINGDLAGQNQPQAHQLRLHDPSSYTNYNTSGSLLAQTVASAPFSSWLQQGQQQQQHIDHNQIPHSHDHAHSPPLSSHETFYHNTEYEDSSHLISALENMVSDVGDKPRTTLSFTNDQLDDYWNSSSQISRPFSPSSQQHHLQQQAPQHMASIGSSQSSLSPAPQFKQSDRNILGVLNDPQNDDVISFQSALNNGPASSPMVIPSKSMHSVPDTAFSPSFHSIWNDSTVASPHSSNHVRTDSQQKSWVFNQPVEIPSEPATERPKESSTRRMSKLFARGTQLFKLPSHDSQAS, encoded by the coding sequence ATGACGTTGCCTGTTAATACTAAACTTACCACAGATGCTTCTATGTCGCCAGACTTCCCAGAAGAAGCTCAAGTGATAGAAGATATAACTCATCTGATACCTGCAGAAGTGAAATGGAGAAAGCCTCTGATGATTACGCAATCCTCAAAAACTATCACCCcttcttattcttctttaactACTCTTAACGATCTAGACGGGTTTTCAATCCAAGacttgaagaatattttaGTTTGTTCCCAAGAGGATTTGCATGATGTCTTGCAGCAATTTTCGATGACTTTACAAGATTTCAATGACACGAAGCTGCAGTTACAAATGGAACTTGATAACTTTAAAGTTCAATGGAATCATGAAATcgaattgaagaaatctatGAAATCCACAATCAACTCTTTAGAATCATCAAAAGTATTGTATGATttgaaaagggaaaaaTTGGAAAGGTCAATCAAACAATTGGAAACTAAGATAGCAAAAATGAACTCTGACATGGAAGCTTGGGCCAATActgatgatattgataagaaaaaatcGACATTAGACATTAAATATGAAAAGATGTTAACAGAGTTAAACAATGAGATCTCGGCCACGTCCAGGCAAATAAAAACATTACAAAATGTGATTATAGAACAAGAGGACGAAAATAAAAAACTCAAACAGTTAAAAAAGCATATGGATAATGAACCAAACGGTTCAGGAACGACCCAGGTTCAATCAGCAGATGGTACAACGATCAATTGGACTCAAgtgatgaaaagaattaatGATTCTACTTTATCCAAGTCAGGGTTATTGTCTTCAAGCGGTGATGATCTATTGAATACGTTACCGTCGCAATCTCAACTAGTGCAAACTATCAGATCGGAGATTGACATGGACTCTAAATTGGATAATCAATGGAAAGCCTCTAAACATTTGTTTAACAAAAGAATTGACCAATTGGAGAAAGTATGGAAAGATATGCAGGCGGAAAATACACAACTTAAGAATGAACTTACATTACAGACATACTCGATGTCTCAACAACCTTCACAACACGGTATTAATGGCGATCTTGCTGGTCAGAATCAACCCCAAGCGCATCAATTACGCCTGCATGATCCTTCCTCCTATACAAATTATAATACATCTGGATCTTTGCTGGCGCAGACCGTCGCTTCTGCTCCATTTAGCTCTTGGCTGCAACAAGgacagcagcagcagcagcatATTGACCATAATCAGATTCCTCACTCACATGATCACGCCCATAGTCCTCCTTTGTCAAGTCATGAAACTTTTTACCACAATACTGAGTATGAGGATTCCTCGCATCTGATCTCAGCTCTTGAAAACATGGTTTCTGATGTTGGTGACAAACCAAGAACAACGCTGTCCTTCACAAATGACCAATTGGATGACTACTGGAACAGTTCGAGTCAAATATCTCGTCCTTTCAGTCCATCAAGCCAGCAGCACCATTTGCAGCAGCAAGCACCTCAACATATGGCGTCTATCGGGTCATCCCAATCATCTCTGTCGCCTGCCCCACAATTCAAACAATCCGATAGAAACATTTTGGGGGTTCTTAACGATCCTCAAAATGATGACGTTATCTCTTTCCAGTCAGCACTGAACAATGGTCCAGCATCATCACCGATGGTAATTCCTTCTAAAAGCATGCATTCTGTGCCTGATACGGCATTTTCGCCATCCTTCCACAGCATCTGGAATGACAGCACTGTTGCTTCACCACATTCTTCCAACCATGTGAGAACTGATAGTCAGCAGAAATCGTGGGTGTTTAACCAGCCTGTCGAAATACCTAGCGAACCTGCAACAGAGAGACCAAAGGAAAGTTCAACTCGTCGAATGTCTAAACTGTTTGCCAGAGGGACACAGTTGTTTAAATTACCAAGTCATGACTCACAGGCTAGTTAA
- the ISY1 gene encoding Isy1p (similar to uniprot|P21374 Saccharomyces cerevisiae YJR050W ISY1 Component of the spliceosome complex involved in pre-mRNA splicing auxiliary splicing factor that may modulate Syf1p activity and help optimize splicing isy1 syf2 double mutation activates the spindle checkpoint causing cell cycle arrest) codes for MSRNVNKANSVLVRYQELQAAETGGYQDFSRLKRPTRINKVTKLDEALRWRNELVKEIGQRVTQIHDPSLNESQITEINDELNKLFQEKGRWDFHIRNKLKGPDLKKRKQLNTTGGTLIDGKRYFGRALELPEVQKLLRESKEQREKERSGKEKKAELQRKIKRWESTLKDDYFVGNNSDELLEYEKKRTGSLRSTIHSSDRDPSFVIPNFDVPSLKDVELWLVQRRKNELKKQLGL; via the coding sequence ATGAGTCGTAACGTGAATAAAGCGAACTCTGTTCTCGTGCGATACCAGGAGCTACAGGCTGCCGAAACCGGTGGTTATCAGGATTTTTCGCGGTTGAAAAGACCTACCAGGATCAATAAGGTAACGAAGTTGGATGAAGCACTTCGATGGAGAAACGAGCTTGTGAAGGAGATAGGTCAACGTGTGACACAGATTCATGATCCATCGTTAAACGAGTCTCAAATCACGGAAATAAACGATGAACTCAATAAACTATTCCAGGAGAAGGGCAGATGGGATTTCCATATCAGAAATAAGTTAAAGGGTccagatttgaagaagaggaagcAGTTAAATACCACAGGCGGAACCCTCATAGATGGGAAAAGGTATTTCGGTAGAGCTTTAGAATTACCAGAGGTTCAAAAATTATTGAGGGAATCCAAGGAACAAAGagagaaggaaagaagtgggaaggaaaagaaagcGGAGTTGCAGAGGAAAATCAAACGATGGGAAAGTACATTGAAAGACGACTATTTTGTAGGAAATAACAGTgatgaacttcttgaatatGAGAAGAAACGTACTGGCTCACTTCGATCAACTATTCATTCTTCTGATCGGGACCCTTCTTTTGTGATACCAAATTTTGACGTTCCATCCTTAAAAGATGTCGAACTTTGGTTGgtgcaaagaagaaagaatgaGTTAAAGAAGCAACTCGGGTTGTAG
- the GDA1 gene encoding guanosine diphosphatase (uniprot|Q9HEM6 Kluyveromyces lactis KLLA0F16863g GDA1 Guanosine-diphosphatase) — translation MHINSVVRNYRFLIGALTALMLLLLLRSSASPQVGSLANSNKVDTPDGLKVPGASSPISQNINEDSQKQTAKDHTSQNLESGSNSLSKSQCTEGHKYVVMIDAGSTGSRVHVYEFDVCTQPPTLINETFEMLKPGLSSFDIDAVGAAKSLDPLLKIAMDAVPKDKRNCTPVAVKATAGLRMLGDEKSSKILAQVRKHLEQDYPFPVVDGDGVSIMDGEEEGVYAWVTANYLLGNIGAGSKLPTAAVFDLGGGSTQIVFEPSFPPNEKMVDGEHKYELSFGGHDYTLYQFSHLGYGLMQGRNKINTELVNVAISSGTITKGQTARTYELSSPCLPPGTTAEGEKVKISDDEIYTVNFKGPKVPAGPQCRYLADKILNKDAKCNTPPCSFNGIHQPSLVHTFKETSDLYVFSYFYDRTQPLGLPLSFTLQELQDLARTVCNGEEVWESVFSGIEGSLSELSKEPQWCLDLNFQVSLLHTGYDIPLQRELRTAKTIANNELGWCLGASLPLLESANWSCKVSKVE, via the coding sequence atgcACATCAATTCTGTGGTTAGGAACTATAGGTTCCTCATCGGGGCCTTAACTGCTTTGATGTTGCTTCTTTTGCTAAGGTCGTCAGCATCTCCACAAGTTGGTTCATTGGCGAACTCCAATAAAGTCGACACACCAGATGGGCTAAAAGTTCCTGGTGCTTCTTCACCAATCAgtcaaaatatcaatgagGATTCACAAAAGCAAACAGCCAAAGACCACACATCCCAGAATTTGGAATCTGGTTCCAATTCCCTTTCCAAATCTCAGTGTACTGAGGGTCATAAGTACGTGGTTATGATTGATGCCGGTTCTACTGGCAGTCGTGTACATGTGTATGAATTTGACGTTTGTACCCAACCACCAACTTTGATTAATGAAACTTTCGAGATGTTGAAGCCTGGTCTATCTAGTTTCGATATCGATGCTGTGGGAGCCGCTAAGTCCTTGGATcctttattgaaaattgcTATGGATGCGGTTCCAAAGGATAAGAGAAATTGTACGCCTGTTGCAGTTAAGGCAACCGCAGGTTTGAGAATGTTGGGTGATGAaaaatcttcaaagatcttgGCACAAGTTCGTAAACATTTGGAACAGGATTATCCATTCCCAGTGGTCGATGGAGATGGTGTTTCTATTATGGATGGTGAGGAAGAAGGTGTCTACGCTTGGGTCACTGCAAACTATCTGTTGGGTAATATTGGCGCTGGTTCTAAATTACCAACGGCAGCTGTTTTCGATCTTGGTGGTGGTTCTACTCAAATTGTGTTCGAGCCAAGTTTCCCTCCTAATGAAAAGATGGTTGATGGTGAACATAAATACGAGCTAAGTTTCGGTGGTCATGATTATACTCTATATCAATTTTCTCATTTGGGATATGGTTTGATGCAAGGTAGAAATAAGATTAACACTGAATTGGTCAACGTTGCGATCAGCTCGGGAACCATTACTAAGGGTCAAACTGCAAGAACTTATGAATTGAGCTCCCCATGTTTACCTCCGGGAACCACTGCTGAAGGCGAGAAAGTTAAGATTAGTGATGACGAAATTTATACTGTCAACTTCAAGGGTCCAAAGGTTCCGGCTGGTCCACAGTGTAGATACCTTGCCGATAAGATCTTAAACAAAGACGCTAAATGTAACACACCTCCATGCTCATTCAACGGTATTCATCAACCATCGTTGGTCCACaccttcaaagaaacaagtGATCTATATGTGTTCTCGTATTTCTATGATAGAACACAGCCTCTCGGATTACCATTATCGTTCACTTTGCAAGAATTACAAGATTTGGCAAGAACTGTGTGTAACGGTGAAGAAGTTTGGGAAAGTGTCTTTAGTGGTATTGAAGGATCCCTGTCTGAATTGAGCAAAGAACCACAATGGTGCCTAGATTTAAATTTCCAAGTATCACTATTACACACTGGTTACGACATCCCATTGCAAAGAGAGTTGAGAACAGCAAAGACGATTGCTAACAATGAGTTAGGATGGTGTCTAGGTGCCTCTCTACCACTATTGGAGTCTGCTAATTGGAGCTGTAAAGTGTCCAAGGTTGAGTAA
- the YEF1 gene encoding NADH/NAD(+) kinase (highly similar to uniprot|P21373 Saccharomyces cerevisiae YJR049C UTR1 NAD kinase active as a hexamer enhances the activity of ferric reductase (Fre1p)): MVEGHPLEKVLSASALTSSSNSSSRSSIPLTFEVTHQHKTQIKRFQNVLTSDSATQDDGNDDPSRNQGNEVSEQFHLLQYPEQHQHQHQNKHQHQHQQQHEKGDLDEVLCTQRMFRKLSTGSDDVKKVYSHAQLSSTAHGVRLLSKNLSNTKVALEVKKLMIVTKRQDDSLIYLTRELVEWILVNYPTIDVYVEYGFERNESFNAKELCKDSKCGSHKIQYWSPEFVKEHEDFFDLIITLGGDGTVLYVSSIFQKNVPPVMSFALGSLGFLTNFQFEDFKHALSKILQNKIKTKMRMRLCCQLFRKRIKKVDEEARKTHIKYTMEGEYHVLNELTIDRGPSPFISMLELYGDGSLLTVAQADGLIIASPTGSTAYSLSAGGSLVYPSVNAIAVTPICPHTLSFRPIILPDSMTLKVKVPKASRSTAWAAFDGKNRVEMKRGDYIVINASPYSFPTLEARSTEFIDSISRTLNWNVRESQKSFTHMLSRKNQQKYEIHTVRTRQDSEEEEELEDDQSDDYSTDSDSELNE, from the coding sequence ATGGTTGAAGGACACCCTTTGGAGAAGGTTCTGAGTGCTAGTGCACTAACTTCAAGCAGTAACAGCTCATCAAGAAGTAGTATTCCCTTGACATTTGAAGTCACTCATCAACACAAGACTCAGATCAAGCGGTTCCAGAATGTGTTAACTAGTGATAGTGCCACCCAAGATGACGGCAACGATGACCCTAGTAGAAATCAAGGGAATGAGGTGAGTGAACAATTTCATTTGCTGCAGTATCCTGAGCagcatcaacatcaacatcaaaataaacatcaacatcaacatcagCAGCAGCACGAAAAAGGAGATCTGGACGAGGTGCTCTGTACCCAACGGATGTTCAGGAAACTATCTACTGGGAGCGATGATGTGAAAAAGGTTTATTCGCATGCACAGCTATCGTCCACTGCACATGGAGTGAGATTATTATCCAAAAATCTATCCAACACCAAAGTGGCATTAGAAGTTAAGAAATTAATGATAGTAACTAAAAGGCAAGatgattctttgatctACTTGACAAGGGAGTTGGTAGAGTGGATCCTTGTCAATTATCCAACGATAGATGTTTATGTGGAATACGGTTTTGAACGAAACGAATCTTTCAACGCAAAAGAGTTGTGTAAAGACAGTAAATGTGGTTCGCATAAGATTCAATATTGGTCTCCAGAATTTGTGAAAGAACAcgaagatttctttgaccTAATCATAACACTTGGTGGAGATGGCACAGTATTATACGTATCAtcaattttccaaaagaatGTGCCACCGGTCATGTCATTTGCCTTGGGGTCTCTAGGATTCTTGACGAACTTCCAATTTGAAGACTTCAAACATGCTTTGTCCAAGATTTTACAAAACAAGATTAAAACTAAGATGAGAATGCGACTATGTTGTCAACTTTTCAGGAAAAGGATCAAGAAAGTGGACGAGGAAGCACGCAAGACGCATATTAAGTACACAATGGAGGGAGAGTACCATGTTTTGAATGAACTTACGATTGACAGAGGTCCTAGTCCGTTCATTTCAATGTTAGAATTATATGGAGATGGATCTTTATTAACAGTGGCACAAGCAGACGGTCTGATCATAGCCTCGCCCACTGGATCCACAGCGTATTCCTTAAGTGCTGGTGGTTCCTTGGTATACCCCAGCGTCAACGCTATTGCAGTTACACCAATCTGTCCTCATACTCTAAGTTTCAGACCCATCATCTTGCCGGATAGTATGACGTTAAAAGTGAAAGTCCCAAAGGCTAGCAGAAGCACCGCATGGGCAGCATTTGACGGTAAGAACAGAGTGGAAATGAAGAGGGGCGACTACATAGTGATAAACGCAAGTCCGTATTCATTCCCTACACTCGAAGCCCGCAGCACAGAATTTATTGACAGTATCAGTAGAACATTGAATTGGAACGTCAGGGAATCCCAAAAGTCGTTCACACATATGCTctcaagaaagaatcaacagAAGTACGAAATACACACCGTGAGAACCAGGCAGgattctgaagaagaggaagaactCGAAGACGACCAAAGTGATGATTATTCTACTGACTCTGACAGTGAACTGAACGAGTAA